A stretch of DNA from Candidatus Deferrimicrobiaceae bacterium:
GCCGCACCGGCCATATCCGCCGGATCGGCTCCGACGACGATGATGTTGTGGGAATCATGGGCGATGCTCGAGGCGATCGCCCCTTTTTTCAACCCGAAGCCCCGGACGAAACCCGTCATTACCGGGGCGTCGCGGTACCGGTTCACCACGGAAACGGGGAGAATGTCGCGGACCCGGTCGGGGGCCACACAGCCCTCCTCCACCTTCAGGGTGGCCGTTTCGCTGCCGGTGACGATCTCGTTCGGGATCAGATCGATCACGCGGGCGGTTACGGAGGGGCCCTGCGCCGGGACGGCGAAGTCGCCCGACCTCTTCGGCGTTACGGATATCGGATTGCCCCCCGGCGTCGGGCGTGCCGAGAAGGCGGGGCGCCCTCCCTCGGCGACCCGCCTGCCGCCGATATAGACCTCTTCGACGGAAAACCCGGAAAGATCGCGGACCTTGACGATGTCCGCCATGCGGCCGGGTTCGATGACTCCCAGGGGGAGGCGGTAGTGCCCTGCGGGGGTCATGGTCACGGCCCGGACGGCGCGAATCGGATCGATCCCGAGAAAGACGGCCCGGGCGAGCAGTCCGTCCAGATGGTTCCGGACGAGGTCGGGGGCGATCATGTCGTCGGAGACCAGGCAGAAATCGTGCTCTTTCGCGAAGGGGGCGAGGGCGGCGAGGTTTTTCGCCACCGACCCCTCCCGGACCAGGATGCGCATGCCGAGGGCGTGCTTCTCGAGGGCCTCACCGGCGCTCGTGCACTCGTGTTCGGTGGAGATCCCGAGGGCCACGTACCTTCGGAGGTCCTCCCCGGCGAGCATCGGACAATGGCCGTCGACCGGCTTCCCCGCGATTTTTGCCGCACGGATCTTCGCCAACACGTCGGGGTCGGAATTCACCGCCCCCCGGTAATTCATCACCTCGCCGAGAGCCACGACGTCTTTTTCCCGGAGCATCGCCTCCACGTCCGCGGGGCCGAGGAAACCCCCGCCGGTCTCGAACGAAGTGGCGGGGACGCAGGAAGGCGCGGTGAAAAAGACCCGGAGGGGAACCGTCGCGGCGTCCTCCCTCAGGAGGGAGATTCCGGCGATCCCCATGACGTTGGCGATTTCGTGCGGGTCGGTGATGACGGCGGTCGTCCCGTGCGGGACGACCGCCTCGGCGAAACGCGAGGGGCAGAGCAGGGAGGAATCGATGTGAATGTGGGCGTCGAGGAAGCCGGGAAGGA
This window harbors:
- the ade gene encoding adenine deaminase, producing MARAIEGNIVDVAAGRIFPGKVVHENGRITKVEPFAGSFSGFLLPGFLDAHIHIDSSLLCPSRFAEAVVPHGTTAVITDPHEIANVMGIAGISLLREDAATVPLRVFFTAPSCVPATSFETGGGFLGPADVEAMLREKDVVALGEVMNYRGAVNSDPDVLAKIRAAKIAGKPVDGHCPMLAGEDLRRYVALGISTEHECTSAGEALEKHALGMRILVREGSVAKNLAALAPFAKEHDFCLVSDDMIAPDLVRNHLDGLLARAVFLGIDPIRAVRAVTMTPAGHYRLPLGVIEPGRMADIVKVRDLSGFSVEEVYIGGRRVAEGGRPAFSARPTPGGNPISVTPKRSGDFAVPAQGPSVTARVIDLIPNEIVTGSETATLKVEEGCVAPDRVRDILPVSVVNRYRDAPVMTGFVRGFGLKKGAIASSIAHDSHNIIVVGADPADMAGAANTLIRESGGLCYAEAGSSLLLPLKLGGLMSTERPEEVCARLSLLHAKTREAGCGLNRPFMTMSFLSLLVVPRLKIGDRGLFDVDAGRFVDPVLPRSG